In Melopsittacus undulatus isolate bMelUnd1 chromosome 6, bMelUnd1.mat.Z, whole genome shotgun sequence, the following proteins share a genomic window:
- the SLC6A9 gene encoding sodium- and chloride-dependent glycine transporter 1 — translation MADKCSEGLLNGAVPGERGKQDKSVKRGNWGNQIEFVLTSVGYAVGLGNVWRFPYLCYRNGGGAFMFPYFIMLVFCGIPLFFMELSFGQFASQGCLGVWRVSPMFKGVGYGMMVVSTYIGIYYNVVICIAFYYFFVSMTRVLPWTYCSNAWNTPDCVGVLDGNLSSRAALNLALNATQKRTSPSEEYWRRYVLDLSDDIGNLGEVRLPLLGCLGVSWVVVFLCLIKGVKSSGKVVYFTATFPYVVLTILFVRGITLEGALTGIMYYLTPQWDKILDAKVWGDAASQIFYSLGCAWGGLITMASYNKFHNNCYRDSIIISITNCATSVYAGFVIFSILGFMANHLGVDVSKVADHGPGLAFVAYPEALTLLPISPLWSILFFFMLILLGLGTQFCLLETLVTAIVDEVGNEWIIRRKTFVTLGVAVAGFLLGVPLTTQAGIYWLLLMDNYAASFSLVVISCIMCVAIMYIYGHRNYFKDIEMMLGFPPPLFFQICWRFISPAIIFFILVFTVIQYRPISYNDYVYPTWAISIGFLMALSSVICIPIYAIYKVCCSEGDTLLERLKNATKASKDWGPALAEHRSGRYAPAFSPSTESHLEVQPLQPEKSRSEAEAASPVQGSNGSAHSQDSRL, via the exons AACGGCGCCGTGCCCGGGGAGCGAGGCAAGCAGGACAAGAGCGTCAAGCGTGGCAACTGGGGCAACCAGATCGAGTTCGTGCTGACCAGTGTGGGCTATGCCGTGGGGCTGGGCAACGTCTGGCGCTTCCCGTACCTCTGCTACCGCAATGGGGGAG GTGCCTTCATGTTCCCCTACTTCATCATGCTGGTGTTTTGCGGTATCCCCCTCTTCTTTATGGAGCTCTCCTTCGGGCAGTTCGCCAGCCAGGGCTGCCTCGGGGTCTGGAGGGTCAGCCCCATGTTCAAAG GCGTGGGCTACGGGATGATGGTCGTGTCCACGTACATCGGGATCTACTACAACGTGGTGATCTGTATTGCCTTCTACTACTTCTTTGTGTCCATGACGCGTGTGCTGCCCTGGACGTACTGCAGCAACGCCTGGAACACGCCTGACTGTGTGGGGGTGCTGGATGGGAACCTCTCCAGCCGCGCTGCCCTCAACCTCGCCCTCAATGCCACGCAGAAGCGCACCAGCCCCAGCGAGGAGTACTGGAG GAGGTATGTGCTGGACCTGTCTGATGACATCGGGAATCTGGGCGAGGTGCGGCTGCCCCTCCTGGGCTGCCTTGGTGTCTCCTGGGTCGTCGTCTTCCTCTGCCTCATCAAGGGTGTCAAGTCCTCGGGGAAG GTGGTGTACTTCACGGCCACCTTCCCCTATGTGGTGCTCACCATCCTCTTCGTGCGAGGCATCACGCTGGAGGGGGCCCTCACTGGCATCATGTACTACCTGACACCCCAGTGGGACAAGATCCTTGATGCCAAG GTGTGGGGTGATGCAGCTTCGCAGATCTTCTACTCACTGGGCTGTGCCTGGGGTGGGCTCATCACCATGGCCTCCTACAACAAGTTCCACAACAACTGCTACCG GGACAGCATCATCATCAGCATCACCAACTGCGCCACCAGTGTCTACGCCGGCTTCGTCATCTTCTCCATCCTGGGCTTCATGGCCAACCACCTGGGCGTGGATGTCTCCAAGGTGGCCGACCATGGCCCTGGCTTGGCCTTTGTTGCCTACCCCGAGGCCCTCACCTTGCTCCCCATCTCACCCCTCTGGTCCATCCTCTTCTTCTTCATGCTCATCCTCTTGGGACTGGGGACACAG TTCTGCCTGCTGGAGACGCTGGTCACGGCCATTGTGGATGAGGTGGGCAACGAGTGGATCATCCGCAGGAAGACCTTTGTGACTCTGGGGGTAGCCGTAGCGGGCTTCCTGCTGGGTGTCCCGCTCACCACACAG GCGGGCATCTACTGGCTCCTGCTGATGGACAACTACGCTGCCAGCTTCTCCCTGGTCGTCATCTCCTGCATCATGTGTGTGGCCATCATGTACATCTACG GGCATCGGAACTACTTCAAGGACATTGAGATGATGCTGGGCTTCCCACCACCGCTCTTCTTCCAGATCTGCTGGCGCTTCATCTCACCTGCCATCATCTTT TTCATCCTGGTCTTCACAGTGATCCAGTACCGGCCCATCTCCTACAATGACTATGTCTACCCCACCTGGGCCATCAGCATCGGCTTCCTCATGGCACTTTCCTCTGTCATCTGCATCCCCATCTACGCCATCTACAAAGTGTGCTGCTCTGAGGGGGACACACTGCTGGAG CGCTTGAAAAATGCTACCAAGGCAAGCAAGGACTGGGGCCCGGCGCTGGCAGAGCACCGCAGCGGCCGCTATGCCCCAGCGTTCAGCCCCTCCACTGAGTCCCACTTGGAggtgcagcccctgcagccgGAGAAGAGCCGGAGTGAGG